One window of Bacteroides sp. AN502(2024) genomic DNA carries:
- a CDS encoding tetratricopeptide repeat protein encodes MKKIFILSLLLFFLLQGSMAQTPKWVEKAKRAVFSIVTYDKNDKMLNTGNGFFVSEDGLALSDYTLFKGAERAVVITSEGKQMPVSLILGADDMYDVIKFRVAITEKKVPALVVAETAPAVGSDAWMLPYSTQKSIACVSGKVKDVSKVAGEHHYYTLGMQMKDKMVSCPVMNAEGQVFGIAQKSSGIDTVTTCYAAGASFAMSQKISALSWGDTALRSIGIRKGLPETEEQALVYLFMASSSLSGDDYEELLNDFIRQFPANADGYLRRANYYASKGKDDQTWYDKAVTDLNQALKVAQKKDDVYYNIGKLIYAYQLSKPEKTYKDWTYDTALENVRQAIAIDSLPIYIQMEGDILFARQDYAGAWVAYEKVNASNIASPATFFSAAKAKELMKGDPKEVLALMDSCIARCPQPITADWAPYLLERAQMNMNADRARNAMLDYDAYHTAVKGQVNDVFYYYREQAALKARQFQRALDDIAKAIEMNPTDLIYQAEHAVVNLRVGRYEEAIQILNNILKTDPKYSEAYRLLGLCQIQLKKTDEACGNFKKAKELGDPNVDELISKYCK; translated from the coding sequence ATGAAGAAGATTTTTATTCTATCTCTGCTGCTTTTCTTCCTGTTACAGGGAAGCATGGCGCAAACCCCCAAATGGGTAGAGAAGGCAAAACGTGCGGTCTTCTCAATAGTGACTTATGATAAGAATGATAAAATGTTGAATACCGGAAACGGATTCTTTGTGTCCGAAGACGGATTGGCTTTATCAGATTATACTCTTTTTAAAGGAGCCGAGCGTGCGGTGGTGATCACTTCCGAAGGTAAGCAGATGCCGGTCAGCCTGATACTTGGAGCGGATGATATGTATGATGTCATTAAGTTCCGGGTGGCTATTACCGAGAAAAAAGTGCCTGCATTGGTGGTTGCCGAAACAGCTCCGGCGGTGGGATCCGATGCGTGGATGCTTCCTTATTCTACGCAGAAAAGCATTGCTTGTGTCAGCGGTAAAGTGAAAGATGTTTCCAAAGTAGCCGGGGAACATCATTACTATACATTGGGCATGCAGATGAAAGATAAGATGGTGAGCTGCCCGGTGATGAATGCGGAGGGGCAGGTCTTCGGTATTGCGCAGAAATCATCCGGCATCGATACGGTGACTACTTGTTATGCGGCAGGAGCATCTTTTGCCATGTCGCAGAAAATCAGTGCCCTTTCTTGGGGAGACACTGCCTTGAGAAGCATTGGTATCCGGAAAGGTTTGCCCGAAACGGAAGAACAAGCATTGGTATACCTGTTTATGGCCTCTTCGAGTCTCTCGGGTGACGATTATGAAGAGCTGTTGAATGATTTCATCCGTCAGTTCCCTGCCAATGCGGACGGTTATCTTCGTCGTGCCAATTATTATGCATCTAAGGGCAAAGACGATCAGACTTGGTATGATAAAGCCGTTACAGACTTAAATCAGGCTTTGAAAGTAGCCCAGAAAAAAGATGATGTATATTATAATATAGGTAAGCTGATCTATGCTTATCAGTTATCAAAGCCGGAGAAAACTTACAAAGACTGGACGTATGACACCGCTTTGGAGAATGTACGTCAGGCAATTGCTATCGATTCGCTGCCCATTTACATTCAAATGGAAGGTGATATATTGTTTGCCCGGCAAGACTATGCCGGTGCTTGGGTTGCTTATGAAAAGGTAAATGCCAGCAATATTGCTTCTCCAGCCACTTTCTTTAGTGCTGCCAAGGCGAAAGAACTGATGAAGGGGGATCCGAAAGAAGTGTTAGCCCTGATGGATAGCTGTATTGCCCGTTGTCCGCAACCAATCACGGCAGATTGGGCTCCGTACCTGTTGGAACGTGCACAGATGAATATGAATGCCGATCGGGCGCGAAATGCGATGCTTGATTATGATGCCTATCATACGGCAGTCAAAGGACAAGTGAACGATGTGTTCTATTATTATCGTGAACAGGCAGCTTTGAAAGCACGCCAGTTTCAACGTGCTTTAGACGATATTGCCAAGGCTATCGAGATGAATCCGACAGATCTTATCTACCAGGCGGAACATGCAGTGGTAAACCTCCGTGTAGGACGATATGAAGAAGCCATTCAGATTTTGAATAATATATTGAAGACTGATCCCAAATATAGTGAGGCTTACCGTTTATTGGGACTTTGTCAGATACAGCTGAAGAAGACGGATGAAGCTTGCGGTAACTTTAAGAAAGCGAAAGAATTGGGTGATCCGAACGTTGATGAATTAATAAGCAAATACTGCAAGTAA
- a CDS encoding UpxY family transcription antiterminator, producing the protein MILTQETLSAGPKNGTGEGVAHPKRWYVALVRMHHEKKVAERLGKMGIENFVPVQQEVHQWSDRRKVVECVLLPMMVFVHADGKERKEVLSLSTVSRYMVMRGESSPAVIPDDQMARFRFMLDYSEEAISMNSAPLARGEKVRVIKGPLTGLVGELVTVGGKSKIAVRLNMLGCACADMPVGYVEPVNS; encoded by the coding sequence ATGATTCTAACGCAAGAAACTTTGAGTGCTGGGCCTAAAAATGGGACAGGGGAAGGCGTAGCACACCCTAAACGCTGGTATGTCGCCTTGGTTCGCATGCATCATGAGAAGAAAGTGGCCGAGCGTTTAGGCAAAATGGGGATTGAAAATTTTGTACCGGTCCAGCAGGAAGTACATCAATGGAGCGACCGCCGCAAGGTGGTCGAATGTGTGTTGCTTCCCATGATGGTTTTTGTACATGCGGATGGGAAAGAACGCAAAGAGGTCCTTTCCCTGTCTACGGTGAGCCGGTATATGGTCATGCGCGGTGAGAGCAGTCCTGCTGTAATTCCCGATGATCAGATGGCCCGTTTCCGTTTTATGCTCGACTATTCGGAAGAGGCGATCAGTATGAACAGTGCTCCCTTGGCACGTGGTGAGAAGGTCCGTGTCATCAAAGGTCCTTTGACGGGTCTTGTGGGTGAGCTTGTCACGGTTGGCGGCAAGAGTAAGATTGCTGTCCGTCTGAATATGCTGGGATGCGCCTGTGCGGACATGCCGGTGGGCTATGTCGAACCTGTGAATTCCTGA
- the dnaN gene encoding DNA polymerase III subunit beta, which yields MKFIVSSTALSSHLQAISRVINSKNALPILDCFLFELEDGTLSVTVSDSETTMATTVEVNESDANGRFAVVAKTLLDALKEIPEQPLTFEINPSNYEITVQYQNGKYSLMGQNADEFPQSATLGDNAVRVEMEASVLLGGINRSVFATADDELRPVMNGIYFDITTEDITMVASDGHKLVRCKTLAAKGSERAAFILPKKPATLLKNLLPKEQGTVTIEFDERNAVFMLESYRMVCRLIEGRYPNYNSVIPQNNPHKVTVDRQQLVGALRRVSIFSSQASSLIKLRMQENQIVISAQDIDFSTSAEETLVCQYAGAAMSIGFKSTFLIDILNNISADEVVIELADPSRAGVIIPVEQEENEDLLMLLMPMMLND from the coding sequence ATGAAATTTATCGTTTCAAGTACTGCTCTTTCCAGCCATTTACAGGCCATCAGCCGTGTGATTAATTCCAAAAATGCGCTGCCAATTCTCGATTGTTTCCTCTTCGAATTGGAAGACGGAACATTGTCCGTGACTGTATCCGACAGTGAAACAACGATGGCAACTACCGTAGAAGTAAATGAAAGCGATGCGAACGGGCGTTTTGCCGTAGTAGCGAAAACATTGCTTGATGCACTGAAAGAAATCCCGGAACAACCACTCACATTTGAAATCAATCCGAGTAATTATGAAATAACAGTGCAGTACCAGAACGGAAAATACAGCCTGATGGGGCAGAATGCGGATGAATTTCCTCAATCAGCCACCCTGGGTGATAATGCAGTCCGTGTAGAGATGGAAGCAAGTGTACTTCTGGGAGGTATCAACCGTTCGGTGTTTGCTACTGCCGATGACGAACTTCGTCCGGTGATGAACGGTATTTATTTCGATATTACTACAGAAGATATTACAATGGTTGCTTCAGACGGTCATAAACTGGTGCGTTGCAAGACATTGGCAGCTAAAGGTAGCGAGCGTGCAGCTTTCATCCTCCCGAAGAAACCGGCTACGTTGCTTAAAAATCTTTTGCCGAAAGAACAGGGCACTGTGACGATCGAATTTGATGAACGCAACGCTGTATTCATGCTTGAAAGTTACCGGATGGTTTGCCGCTTGATTGAAGGACGTTACCCGAACTATAACTCGGTAATTCCACAAAATAATCCGCACAAAGTGACTGTAGACCGCCAACAGTTGGTAGGAGCTTTGCGCCGTGTGTCTATCTTTTCGTCGCAAGCAAGCAGTTTGATTAAACTCCGTATGCAGGAAAACCAAATTGTGATTTCCGCACAAGATATTGATTTCTCAACTTCTGCCGAAGAGACACTAGTTTGCCAGTATGCAGGTGCGGCAATGAGCATCGGTTTCAAATCGACTTTCCTTATTGACATCCTGAACAATATTTCAGCAGACGAGGTAGTCATTGAGTTGGCAGATCCTTCACGTGCCGGAGTGATTATCCCGGTAGAACAGGAAGAAAACGAAGACTTGCTGATGTTGCTGATGCCGATGATGCTAAATGATTAA
- a CDS encoding DUF3127 domain-containing protein — MEFTGKIIAILPPRGGVSKTSGNEWKAQEYVIENHDQYPRKMCFDVFGTDKIEQFNIQMGEELTVSFDVDARQWNDRWFNSIRAWKIERVSAGDPMVSGSPVPPPAPSPMPEFISGDAKDDLPF; from the coding sequence ATGGAATTTACAGGAAAAATCATCGCTATCCTCCCCCCGAGAGGCGGAGTTTCAAAGACTAGCGGCAACGAGTGGAAAGCACAAGAGTACGTTATTGAAAACCATGATCAATATCCGCGCAAAATGTGTTTCGACGTATTTGGTACAGACAAAATCGAGCAATTCAACATTCAGATGGGTGAAGAACTGACCGTATCATTCGACGTTGACGCCCGTCAATGGAATGACCGTTGGTTCAACAGTATCCGCGCATGGAAAATAGAGCGCGTCAGCGCAGGTGATCCAATGGTTTCAGGTTCTCCCGTTCCTCCTCCGGCTCCATCGCCTATGCCTGAATTTATTTCAGGTGACGCCAAAGACGATCTGCCATTCTAA
- the rlmB gene encoding 23S rRNA (guanosine(2251)-2'-O)-methyltransferase RlmB, producing MLDKSEMIFGVRAVIEALQAGKEIDKILVKKDIQSDLSKELFAALKGTRIPVQRVPVERINRITRKNHQGVIAFISSVTYQKVEDLVPFLFEQGKNPFFVMLDGVTDVRNFGAIARTCECAAVDAVIIPVRGSASVNADAVKTSAGALHTLPVCREQNLRSTLQYLKDSGFRIVAATEKGDYDYIKADYTSPLCIIMGAEDTGVSYDNLALCDEWVKIPMLGTIESLNVSVAAGILIYEAVKQRNNN from the coding sequence ATGTTAGATAAAAGTGAAATGATTTTCGGTGTTCGTGCCGTGATAGAAGCCCTTCAGGCTGGGAAAGAGATAGATAAGATCCTCGTGAAGAAAGATATTCAAAGTGATCTTTCCAAGGAGCTTTTTGCAGCTTTGAAAGGTACGCGGATACCTGTTCAGCGTGTTCCGGTAGAGCGTATCAACCGTATTACCCGGAAAAATCATCAGGGAGTGATTGCTTTCATTTCTTCTGTGACTTATCAGAAAGTGGAAGATCTTGTTCCTTTCTTGTTTGAGCAAGGAAAAAATCCGTTTTTTGTTATGCTGGACGGAGTGACTGACGTGCGCAATTTCGGAGCGATTGCCCGTACCTGTGAATGTGCAGCTGTCGATGCAGTGATTATTCCTGTCCGGGGTAGTGCGTCGGTCAATGCTGATGCCGTGAAAACATCGGCAGGAGCGTTACACACTCTGCCTGTATGCCGTGAACAGAATCTTCGTTCGACTTTGCAATATCTGAAAGACAGCGGTTTCCGCATTGTGGCTGCTACTGAAAAAGGAGATTATGACTATATCAAAGCCGATTATACAAGTCCCCTCTGTATCATAATGGGAGCGGAAGATACGGGAGTTTCGTATGATAACCTCGCACTCTGTGATGAATGGGTAAAAATTCCGATGCTGGGTACCATCGAATCCCTGAATGTTTCTGTAGCTGCCGGTATCTTGATTTACGAAGCTGTGAAACAAAGAAACAATAACTGA
- a CDS encoding exonuclease domain-containing protein — MKLNLKNPLVFFDLETTGTNINTDRIVEICYLKVYPNGNEEAKTLRINPEMHIPEASSAIHGIYDADVADCPTFKEVAKKIARDIEGCDLAGFNSNRFDIPVLAEEFLRAGVDIDMTKRKFVDVQVIFHKMEQRTLSAAYKFYCDKNLEDAHTAEADTRATYEVLKAQLDRYSDLQNDIAFLADYSSFSKNVDFAGRMVYDDHGVEIFNFGKYKGMSVVEVLKKDPGYYSWILNSDFTLNTKAALTKIRLREMSNLITK; from the coding sequence ATGAAATTAAACCTGAAAAATCCCCTTGTTTTTTTTGATTTAGAAACAACCGGAACCAATATCAACACAGACCGAATTGTTGAAATCTGCTATCTGAAAGTATATCCAAATGGAAATGAAGAAGCAAAGACATTACGTATCAATCCTGAAATGCATATCCCGGAAGCATCTTCTGCTATACATGGCATTTATGATGCCGACGTAGCCGATTGCCCTACTTTCAAAGAAGTGGCTAAAAAAATAGCCAGGGATATTGAAGGTTGCGACTTGGCAGGATTTAATTCCAATCGTTTTGATATACCGGTCCTTGCCGAAGAGTTCCTTCGCGCCGGAGTGGACATTGACATGACGAAACGCAAATTTGTAGACGTACAGGTGATCTTCCATAAGATGGAACAACGCACCCTGTCTGCTGCCTATAAATTCTATTGCGATAAGAATCTGGAAGATGCACACACTGCCGAAGCAGATACACGGGCCACTTACGAAGTGCTGAAAGCACAGCTTGATCGTTACTCTGATCTTCAGAATGATATTGCGTTTCTGGCAGATTATTCAAGTTTCAGCAAGAACGTAGATTTTGCCGGGCGCATGGTATACGATGATCATGGAGTGGAAATATTCAATTTCGGAAAATATAAGGGAATGTCCGTAGTTGAGGTTTTGAAGAAAGATCCAGGATATTACAGTTGGATTTTGAATAGCGATTTCACGCTGAACACTAAGGCGGCATTGACAAAAATCCGTTTGCGTGAAATGAGTAATTTGATTACAAAATAA
- the recN gene encoding DNA repair protein RecN, with protein sequence MLRSLYIQNYALIEKLDISFETGFSVITGETGAGKSIILGAIGLLLGQRADVKAIRRGASKCIIEARFDISAYGMRPFFEENELEYDEECILRREVQASGKSRAFINDTPASLAQVKELGEQLIDVHSQHQNLLLNKEGFQLNVLDILAHNDAALEKYHQYYEEWKQTDRELAELVSLAEKSRSDEDYIRFQLEQLEEACLVEGEQEELEREAETLTHAEEIKAGLYRVEQSFASDEGGLLSYLKDSLNTLNNLQKVYQPAKELTERMESAYIELKDISHEVSSQSESVEFNPVRLDEVNERLNLIYSLQQKHRVQTLGELITLTDEYRGKLSDITSYDERITELTVRKEEQYKQVKQQAEVLTKARAKAAREVEKQLAARLIPLGMPNVRFQIEMGLKKEPGLQGEDTVNFLFSANKNGTLQNISSVASGGEIARVMLSIKVMIAGAVKLPTIIFDEIDTGVSGEIADRMADMMQEMGDRNRQVISITHLPQIAARGRAHYKVYKKDSDTETNSHIRHLTSEERVEEIAHMLSGATLTEAALSNARSLLARN encoded by the coding sequence GTGTTACGTTCACTATACATTCAAAATTACGCATTGATAGAAAAACTGGATATCAGTTTTGAAACAGGCTTTTCCGTTATAACAGGTGAAACGGGAGCCGGAAAATCAATTATTTTGGGAGCTATCGGACTCCTGTTAGGACAGCGTGCCGATGTGAAAGCGATTCGCCGCGGAGCTTCCAAATGTATCATAGAGGCACGTTTCGATATATCTGCCTACGGAATGCGTCCGTTTTTCGAAGAAAACGAACTGGAATATGATGAAGAGTGTATTTTGCGTCGTGAGGTACAAGCTTCCGGTAAGAGCAGGGCATTCATCAACGATACTCCTGCTTCGCTGGCACAAGTGAAAGAGCTGGGCGAACAGCTGATAGATGTACATTCACAACATCAGAATTTATTGCTCAATAAAGAAGGATTCCAGTTGAATGTACTGGATATTCTGGCGCATAATGATGCAGCATTGGAGAAATACCATCAGTATTATGAGGAATGGAAACAGACAGACCGCGAACTGGCTGAATTAGTGTCACTGGCAGAGAAAAGCCGCTCCGATGAAGATTATATCCGCTTCCAACTCGAACAGCTCGAAGAAGCCTGTTTGGTGGAAGGTGAACAGGAAGAACTGGAACGGGAAGCTGAAACATTAACTCATGCGGAAGAAATTAAAGCCGGACTTTACCGGGTGGAACAGTCGTTTGCTTCCGATGAAGGCGGATTGCTTTCTTACCTGAAAGATAGCCTGAATACGCTGAATAATCTGCAAAAGGTATATCAGCCGGCCAAGGAGCTTACCGAACGTATGGAGAGTGCTTATATCGAATTGAAAGATATCTCGCACGAGGTCTCTTCGCAAAGTGAATCCGTTGAATTCAATCCGGTCCGTCTGGACGAAGTGAACGAACGTTTGAATCTGATTTATTCCTTACAGCAGAAACATCGGGTACAGACTCTTGGCGAATTGATAACGCTAACGGATGAATACCGCGGTAAATTGTCGGATATCACCTCCTATGATGAGCGTATCACCGAACTGACCGTTCGTAAAGAGGAACAATATAAACAGGTGAAACAGCAGGCGGAAGTGTTGACTAAAGCCCGTGCGAAAGCTGCGCGTGAAGTAGAGAAACAACTGGCTGCCCGCTTGATTCCATTAGGAATGCCGAATGTTCGTTTCCAGATAGAAATGGGACTGAAGAAAGAGCCGGGATTGCAAGGAGAAGATACAGTCAATTTTCTGTTTTCCGCCAATAAGAACGGTACCCTACAGAATATCTCTTCCGTAGCTTCGGGGGGTGAAATCGCTCGTGTCATGCTTTCTATCAAGGTTATGATTGCCGGAGCCGTCAAATTGCCGACCATTATATTTGATGAAATAGATACCGGAGTCTCCGGTGAAATAGCCGACCGCATGGCTGACATGATGCAGGAGATGGGCGATCGAAACCGCCAGGTCATCAGTATCACACACCTACCGCAGATTGCTGCCCGTGGGCGTGCTCATTATAAGGTATATAAGAAAGATAGCGATACGGAAACCAATAGTCATATCCGCCATCTCACAAGCGAAGAACGGGTAGAGGAAATTGCTCATATGCTTAGCGGTGCTACTCTGACCGAGGCTGCTCTTAGCAATGCCAGATCCTTGCTTGCACGCAATTGA
- the coaBC gene encoding bifunctional phosphopantothenoylcysteine decarboxylase/phosphopantothenate--cysteine ligase CoaBC, producing MLKGKKIVLGITGSIAAYKACYIIRGLIKQGAEVQVVITPAGKEFITPITLSALTSKPVISEFFAQRDGTWNSHVDLGLWADAVLIAPATASTIGKMANGIADNMLITTYLSAKAPVFVAPAMDLDMFAHPVTRKNLDILRSYGNHIIEPGTGELASHLVGKGRMEEPENIIRVLDEFFASGDELSGKKVMITAGPTYEKIDPVRFIGNYSSGKMGFALAEECARRGAQVTLITGPVQLQTKHSRIRRVDVESAEEMYAASQVYFPDADAGILCAAVADYRPETVADNKIKREKEGELTLHLQATQDIAASLGAMKGENQLLVGFALETNNEQRNAEEKLERKNFDFIVLNSLKDAGAGFRHDTNKISIIDRKGRTDYPLKPKAEVAQDIIDRLVAILSSGF from the coding sequence ATGCTGAAAGGGAAAAAAATAGTTCTTGGGATTACCGGCAGTATTGCCGCGTACAAGGCGTGCTATATCATTCGTGGACTGATAAAACAGGGAGCGGAAGTGCAAGTTGTAATTACTCCGGCGGGGAAAGAATTTATTACTCCCATCACTCTTTCGGCTTTGACCAGTAAACCTGTTATCAGTGAGTTTTTTGCCCAGCGTGACGGAACGTGGAACAGTCACGTCGATCTCGGGCTGTGGGCGGACGCTGTATTGATTGCACCTGCCACTGCCTCTACTATCGGCAAAATGGCGAATGGAATAGCTGACAATATGCTGATAACAACTTATCTTTCCGCAAAAGCTCCCGTGTTTGTTGCTCCGGCAATGGATCTCGATATGTTTGCTCACCCTGTTACCCGGAAAAATCTGGATATATTGCGTTCCTATGGGAATCACATTATCGAGCCGGGAACAGGAGAACTGGCCAGCCACTTGGTAGGGAAGGGACGTATGGAAGAGCCGGAAAATATCATCCGGGTATTGGACGAATTCTTTGCCTCGGGTGACGAATTATCCGGAAAGAAAGTGATGATTACAGCCGGACCGACCTACGAAAAGATTGACCCGGTGCGTTTCATTGGCAATTATTCTTCCGGAAAGATGGGATTCGCGTTGGCAGAAGAATGTGCTCGTCGCGGAGCACAGGTGACATTGATAACAGGGCCTGTGCAGCTCCAAACGAAACATTCTCGTATCCGGCGTGTAGATGTGGAATCGGCAGAAGAGATGTATGCGGCTTCACAGGTATATTTCCCGGATGCTGATGCTGGTATTCTTTGTGCAGCAGTAGCCGACTATCGTCCGGAAACTGTGGCCGACAATAAGATTAAGCGGGAGAAAGAAGGGGAACTGACCCTTCATCTTCAGGCAACACAAGACATTGCTGCCAGTTTAGGAGCAATGAAAGGGGAAAATCAGTTATTGGTTGGCTTTGCCCTCGAAACCAATAATGAGCAGCGGAATGCCGAAGAGAAGCTTGAACGTAAAAACTTCGACTTTATCGTGCTCAACTCATTGAAAGATGCTGGAGCCGGGTTTCGCCATGATACCAATAAAATAAGCATCATCGACAGGAAAGGCCGTACAGATTATCCTTTGAAGCCGAAAGCGGAAGTAGCCCAAGACATCATCGACCGTCTGGTGGCCATTCTGTCTTCAGGTTTTTAA
- a CDS encoding tyrosine-type recombinase/integrase translates to MKKNRFTICANDYIDCLQQEGRYSTAHVYKHAIRSFSQFCGTQSIAFSKINRENLKRYSNYLMASRLKPNTISTYMRMLRSIYNRGVDMHQAPYVHGLFRDVFTGVDTRQKKAIPIGELHILLNKDPQSEKLRRTQAIANLLFQFCGMPFSDLAHLEKSNLERGLLKYNRIKTGTPMSIEVLESAQNAMGRLYNKSDPRSSDYPDYLFRILSGVYKRNEEGAYREYQSALRRFNNELKSLSRKLRLHSPVTSYTLRHSWATTAKYRGVPVEMISESLGHKSIKTTQIYLKGFELEERTKVNKMNYSYVCSLKMI, encoded by the coding sequence ATGAAGAAAAATCGATTTACTATTTGTGCAAACGATTACATTGATTGTTTGCAACAAGAGGGGCGTTATTCGACGGCCCATGTGTATAAACACGCTATTCGTTCTTTTTCGCAGTTTTGTGGAACTCAATCCATTGCGTTTAGTAAGATAAACCGTGAGAATCTAAAGAGGTATAGCAACTACCTGATGGCTTCCCGTCTGAAGCCCAATACGATTTCTACGTATATGCGTATGCTGCGTAGTATATACAATCGGGGTGTCGATATGCATCAGGCTCCTTATGTGCACGGCTTGTTCCGGGATGTTTTTACGGGGGTGGACACACGTCAGAAGAAAGCCATCCCGATCGGTGAACTTCACATTCTGCTAAACAAAGATCCTCAATCGGAAAAACTTCGGCGGACGCAGGCTATTGCTAATTTGTTGTTTCAGTTTTGTGGAATGCCTTTTTCAGATTTGGCCCACCTGGAAAAGTCCAATCTGGAGCGGGGACTTTTGAAGTACAATCGCATCAAGACCGGTACTCCTATGAGCATAGAAGTGCTGGAGTCAGCGCAAAATGCAATGGGGAGACTGTATAATAAATCAGATCCCCGGAGTTCCGATTATCCTGATTATCTTTTCCGGATATTAAGCGGAGTATATAAGAGAAATGAAGAAGGAGCCTATCGTGAATATCAGTCAGCTTTGAGACGTTTTAATAATGAGTTGAAAAGCCTGTCTAGGAAATTAAGGCTGCATTCACCTGTTACGTCTTACACGCTCCGCCATTCTTGGGCAACGACAGCCAAGTACAGAGGTGTACCTGTCGAAATGATTAGCGAATCACTGGGACACAAATCTATTAAAACAACGCAGATATATTTGAAAGGGTTCGAATTGGAAGAAAGAACAAAGGTTAATAAAATGAATTATTCTTACGTATGTAGTTTGAAAATGATCTGA
- a CDS encoding DUF3352 domain-containing protein, whose amino-acid sequence MKLRTIVKIAITSSVVLLCSGFALYSFFRLSAAEGQKDFNLYELVPPTTSAVFVTDDVNEFVAGVDGLTCSKNQQYLYVSKLFSYLKQSLYTLSEDAPHGLSRQMNQMLISFHKPDNERNQVLYCRLGNGDKELVAGFVRKYISSLYPPKTFVYKGEEITIYPMSDGDFLACYLTADFMVLSFQKKLIEDVIDAYKSGKSLADDPVFTGVRAPKKSAATATIYTRMEGVMGWTEFDMKMRDDFIYFSGITHDADTCFTFMNQLRQQQSVQGFPGEVLPSTAFYFSRQGIADWASLLSDGNAQEQNGDVRTSEVRNRDKEFSRYLMENAGQDLVACLFQQGDTLQDVAAVLSLSVADVAEAERMLRVLVDTAPADGGRKTPRITFCYTVDKAYLVYRLPQTTLFKQLSGFVEPTLDMYAAFYGGRLLLAPDESSLSHYIRQLDKGEVLNGAIAYQTGMDHLSDSYHFMLMADFDHVFRLSENYIRFIPDFFLRNAGFFRNFTLFVQFACMDGVVYSNIILKYKSE is encoded by the coding sequence ATGAAACTTCGTACGATAGTAAAAATAGCGATTACGTCTTCTGTTGTACTTTTGTGCTCAGGTTTTGCATTGTACTCTTTTTTTAGGCTGTCGGCAGCCGAAGGGCAGAAAGATTTTAACCTTTATGAACTGGTTCCGCCCACCACTTCAGCGGTGTTTGTTACTGATGACGTGAATGAATTTGTGGCAGGGGTCGATGGTCTGACCTGTAGTAAAAATCAGCAATATCTTTATGTGTCCAAACTATTTTCTTATCTGAAACAAAGTCTTTATACCCTTTCCGAAGATGCTCCCCATGGTTTGAGTCGGCAGATGAATCAGATGCTGATCAGTTTCCACAAACCGGATAACGAACGGAATCAAGTGCTATATTGCAGATTGGGGAACGGAGATAAGGAATTGGTAGCCGGATTTGTGCGCAAATATATATCTTCGCTTTATCCGCCGAAAACATTTGTTTACAAAGGAGAAGAGATTACCATTTATCCGATGTCGGATGGCGATTTTCTTGCCTGCTATCTGACAGCTGATTTTATGGTATTGAGTTTTCAGAAAAAGCTGATTGAAGACGTTATTGATGCATATAAAAGTGGAAAATCATTGGCAGATGATCCTGTCTTTACAGGAGTGCGTGCTCCGAAAAAAAGTGCAGCGACCGCCACAATCTATACCCGTATGGAGGGGGTGATGGGGTGGACGGAATTTGACATGAAGATGAGAGATGATTTTATCTATTTCTCCGGTATCACTCACGATGCGGACACTTGTTTTACATTTATGAATCAGCTTCGTCAGCAGCAATCAGTCCAAGGGTTTCCGGGCGAAGTGTTGCCCTCTACTGCTTTTTATTTTAGCAGGCAGGGGATTGCGGACTGGGCGTCTCTGCTTTCTGATGGAAATGCGCAGGAGCAGAACGGGGATGTCCGTACGAGTGAAGTTCGGAATAGGGATAAGGAATTTTCCCGTTATCTGATGGAAAATGCCGGGCAGGATTTGGTAGCCTGTCTCTTTCAGCAGGGAGATACGTTGCAAGATGTAGCGGCAGTCTTGAGCTTGTCTGTGGCAGATGTGGCGGAGGCTGAAAGAATGCTTCGTGTCCTTGTTGATACTGCTCCGGCAGATGGAGGAAGAAAAACTCCTCGTATAACTTTTTGTTATACTGTAGATAAGGCATACCTTGTCTATCGGTTGCCTCAAACAACTTTGTTTAAACAACTGAGCGGTTTCGTAGAACCGACTTTGGATATGTATGCGGCATTTTATGGCGGACGCTTGTTGCTTGCTCCGGATGAGAGCAGCCTATCGCATTATATTCGCCAATTGGATAAAGGTGAAGTGCTCAATGGGGCGATAGCTTATCAGACAGGCATGGATCACTTGTCTGATTCGTATCATTTTATGTTGATGGCAGATTTCGATCACGTGTTTCGGCTATCGGAAAATTATATCCGTTTCATACCGGATTTCTTTCTTCGCAATGCCGGCTTCTTCCGCAATTTTACACTCTTTGTCCAGTTTGCCTGTATGGACGGAGTAGTATATTCCAATATTATTTTGAAATATAAATCAGAATAG